The Thermodesulfobacteriota bacterium nucleotide sequence TTACCGGCGGATGGGACGGTGTGAAGGTTACCGGGGACGGCAATACCGTCAGGAATAATTACATTCACGGAAACCGCTATAACGGCGTGCTTATCACGGCGGCGAGCCAGAATATCATAGAAGGAAACAGGATCGAGCGGAACGGGACGCGCTGTTTCGACAAGGCGTGGGGAGGGGACAGCCCGAGGCATTGTCACGACGTTTACCTGAGTAATCCCAAAGGGTATTGCGATAATATGTCGGGCAACAGGGTGCTGAATAATTACCTGGGGCCTTCGACGGGGGCCGGCGTGAATTTCAACGGGGAGCCGTGTCCGGGATACTACATCGAGGGGACTATCATAGAGGGCAACGAGCTCGTCGACGTGAACACGGGGATCGCCCTTTGGCACGGCACGAGGTATACGGTAATCAAGAACAACAGCTTTTCGATCCAGTCTCCCCCGGCGTCGAACATGACCGACGCTCTCAAGGCGGCGATAACCGTTTGGGGCGGGACGGCGAAAGAGCCCATTATGAGCGGGAATACGTTCAGGCTGAAGCCCGGCTACCGGGAGTTTGGAAGGGATTGATTCTTCGGGGATGACGACAACCGCAAAGTTGCGAATGACAAGAATCAGGGATGACGGATTCCTCGCTG carries:
- a CDS encoding right-handed parallel beta-helix repeat-containing protein translates to MIGKMNASVSKAGIYSLSLFAALLLAGFHADVYSETRSIDPGEIFQYQGQVKCNACAPCPGCPDVADAGDSYGPGKRQSEIVCSKVVSRVGNAQPAVNSAVPGQTVCIEPGTYNFSVAFYPRPGVHIYCKPGAKLVFDGGDQEGVRFNTNVSDAIVEGCEITGGWDGVKVTGDGNTVRNNYIHGNRYNGVLITAASQNIIEGNRIERNGTRCFDKAWGGDSPRHCHDVYLSNPKGYCDNMSGNRVLNNYLGPSTGAGVNFNGEPCPGYYIEGTIIEGNELVDVNTGIALWHGTRYTVIKNNSFSIQSPPASNMTDALKAAITVWGGTAKEPIMSGNTFRLKPGYREFGRD